Proteins encoded by one window of Manihot esculenta cultivar AM560-2 chromosome 10, M.esculenta_v8, whole genome shotgun sequence:
- the LOC110624376 gene encoding mitochondrial import inner membrane translocase subunit TIM14-1 isoform X2, translating to MATPFLAGLAVAAAALAGRYGIQAWQAFKARSPKPKIRKFYDGGFQPKMTRREAALILGIRENATADKVKEAHRKVMVANHPDAGGSHYLASKINEAKDVMLGKTKDGGSAF from the exons ATG GCCACACCCTTTTTGGCTGGGCTTGCAGTTGCTGCAGCGGCTCTTGCTGGTAGGTATGGGATCCAAGCTTGGCAAGCATTCAAGGCTCGATCCCCTAAACCTAAAATCCGCAAGTTCTATGATGGAGGATTTCAGCCTAAGATGACCAGAAGAGAAGCAGCTCTGATTCTTGGTATCAG GGAGAATGCAACAGCAGACAAGGTCAAGGAAGCACATAGAAAAGTAATGGTAGCAAATCATCCTGATGCTGGAGGTAGCCATTACCTTGCGTCTAAAATCAACGAAGCCAAAGATGTGATGCTTGGGAAGACAAAGGATGGTGGATCTGCATTCTGA
- the LOC110624376 gene encoding mitochondrial import inner membrane translocase subunit TIM14-1 isoform X1, whose translation MNLSKYCLTNFNSNKNVAAAALAGRYGIQAWQAFKARSPKPKIRKFYDGGFQPKMTRREAALILGIRENATADKVKEAHRKVMVANHPDAGGSHYLASKINEAKDVMLGKTKDGGSAF comes from the exons ATGAACCTCAGCAAATACTGTCTCACAAATTTCAATTCCAACAAAAATG TTGCTGCAGCGGCTCTTGCTGGTAGGTATGGGATCCAAGCTTGGCAAGCATTCAAGGCTCGATCCCCTAAACCTAAAATCCGCAAGTTCTATGATGGAGGATTTCAGCCTAAGATGACCAGAAGAGAAGCAGCTCTGATTCTTGGTATCAG GGAGAATGCAACAGCAGACAAGGTCAAGGAAGCACATAGAAAAGTAATGGTAGCAAATCATCCTGATGCTGGAGGTAGCCATTACCTTGCGTCTAAAATCAACGAAGCCAAAGATGTGATGCTTGGGAAGACAAAGGATGGTGGATCTGCATTCTGA